In Leishmania mexicana MHOM/GT/2001/U1103 complete genome, chromosome 34, one DNA window encodes the following:
- a CDS encoding putative ankyrin repeat protein, with translation MEAPSDFTPVRAPILCLVCTATACGSQLIATINVTLDTTLAEVRSVLVSLATGGDGGPAAVKKPPTNVSAQQAQRIGSSPLHPFNFTETFSFVHCGGCRAYARAKEASLHLEDVLPRYPRFGVPPASLSAREGLSSSTAVLGTATSGGRRRVCPSSCTRWLPDAAPPLAVVAHPRRQKERRSHRRHQGVSHQAEEKGMSGLDASRMPRQKRYALAALFVTPGDHAEGGLRAERVVAERLQLQLPDPLRGLGAAVSGPGLFSPATLAANYGRPFRVEAWCSGVTRWNGNTEDLLGRTLLHEAAQVGNEAAVHFLVSQPYVAVDATERQSGCTALQLAVLGNHVGVVKVLLEEGGANPLISNRAGDTPLHVALERRRAVLVGLLCARLRALQVPPAALQEESMRNRIGYTPVELFHLYSPSLGDLCRDGASLLAVKSLVHHYFFSPDEVTARDAFSGQSVLHAAVAGAGLDVVRYVAEDLGLAERLSVPGGPYAELLCDYRRQTPLHVAATTGEPACVQYLLHKLPASCLTQPDVNGSTPLLAAMKARRWRVVELLLAQCPPGTLAAAVQDRNGLSALHFACSLGMTRVAAILLQHHSAVAAQRSVGARPPSSSSSTSSMVADVQWGPHWENIALVRHSALRGRLRELEEREIRCQAQRQQRSAAASGSLTSPSGRGYCPLAEDADPVTAVKAARQYPYGGARRGYTPLRCALLYAVRRGNGPATVPVDLLRLLCEYGALTAETADDTRDLLFYLLTHRSDAAAESLLAWVTERCAAAVAVLRCDNVLLCRFCALGDAIGVRWCVEKQLCDVQATTVNPLVACAAAGDAAAAAFLIECAGADVNAMAGHESALAVALREGHEEVAQVLILSRAALSSRDGSWTALQQATSSNLESVVRGLLGSRAIDPFHVSRVLLCTLQGLVYERSSRRRERSRLASYLARACDPLASEVHPTELLHLSAAVGCFGVTLALAERLQALPKTVWAELLATAPPPPPRPTTLIEPTLVPLTIKAPRLLPNRLTGRGGLYCPPKPFHRLVVPTVRRATVVTLLHRVKVRDVYSYAVEAGQIDLVRSLRYGLHLPPWPLRDVRGWTVTDYAMAHQSRSRASLVALFVAAGIAPATRHGRRMLHNSGDGALVAAVHYAQQQRWKTATASQCVAETASDGGAEERRAGEQAATTALELVADTLFCLVNASAEKRVSDGGTAIVRCVLDAFLETRYLSDFHRMPCAWLGRVVVACAAAGRLDVLRLLKEHYSVDLAQDWLSGASGSPLSVSGTQPTPLLMAVHHRHSDIVTYLLKAGCTVHERSCPSAAMAAHVPLRNIHASLISPLCLAAWKRDYVLLRLLLAASPPLRPEDTEEEAGRSVGDVLRGLVMSACPGMQREAEVALADCVRALATAGHPLRFAGTVRVAAAKGLVQVAQVLVECYGGAALLADLAVSLDGGDAEAGEDAEDVAKPRVRRQLTALAYFAADARLVPALRSLLVERMVDEYQLESWRLTTLAATVQALCRKGGRRGARVTAAAVDYALWRGCADGAVVLLALGLVGHGVAPAPRLPCGARSAVTPVSAPALSLCLHLFSVLRLWHKRCGQYKSYTVLHSAAELGYGDAVSALTAEMMGLHLPVVGSDGGGSALSYSNTRATVTAPSLYALAATHTDGWKWFPYFERVELVLDPRSLYIAARDIFALIFSGFGVSQAVDRVCRRAAQHKLLGDVFSVFDSTGTPAAASASLGDMRDSGALKSVADIGGAPATMHGCAVSMPFVSRQLQLRPAAFFLAGGTYVLTSMTSLTCAIAAGSLEWVQYIAVQGPSLVYHRATATRLTTAADRRATAKERHGRLQATMVAGNRPRSWNPRQGSTRRPRHRPHRCEARLDDGRSASAASVHIADDVCRMDALTLCMTMLAEAHLRRQGTAMAQTYEDILTHLISWPGATPRKETINLLAIAAASLRRWPLLMLIMQQADRLYAAGLMEDMDDHRQEQQRQSAPPRYLFPLLPEELPAVLAHVIGSTRHVMHVVARWAPKDILIEVARHCQRSDVEAAVDARGCTSVYHALHHRQPFALETFAALRVPMGQPCRMRQCQTPLMVAAARGRTAFVVALLKPHRVNQRDREGRTALMLAAAHGHRATVEALLASNADVSLGDSCGRTAVMLAAFGGYDDLAVQLVQNFCHAGDLMSAQTSVLHCAAVGGCWRTTAAALKLAVPPGAQLMGGGAEASALLALREDMDGHTPLHLAHAFGRARVLHELLQVLFNFCREGGTAQGLLARLSTHGGGAIEKRLLLCDSTLQRYGWLSGVLEVNAALEEKVRQGYEQSPAARGLKAGEVVYQPFAPPLRSAASLLLWCVQAGNTVGLRVLADYNVADDCGVLHVAAANGSLTVVKLLVELEISDPSIQDVRTGRYAFEWAALHENAECASFLLTHTVLDCAALLDSCMSASNDGAMGAEGAPQETNGGWTREGESGNAPRAGDSSSVASSAVSLLHVMAGHCSGQLLLQFVEQTLSTAARTYMVPSIRHGGASGEQSGAEVMSLALYRVLQRPAGPSRLTPLEYAIAVGDPAAVLHTVQVLQCLQQTADALKPALPSSVRFAPIDSRRSNTAGTVRWDDGEGIVSLQPSNQVATTRNGAVFVSKSFLNWVPTLSPAVRAILFDVLGMWEVASVAGFAPQRHVAQGSLTTPPTDGSANAYCEREPQQRQQQQQRGEDEAAAAAARKRSASALAGTQRVRFSDVRLLGIHMLQQDDYCAELLHDFFTPDHEREVLRLFLQDFPYKIRYEPDSYRQCSLSTQTQLLRWLGTSLVLSTYDVPPPSSVPTTSWAAAKEAEREKVATVDSIEIHVVPHRGEEFAELTGMALSHSFYLSTAQHALVIPDVMATLPRTLSTQREVWRAELAAVSARATRLLERQAHPVLQRSTVTVDWNLSTMLSDGTMSLSADLDRYGSVFVRVCDALRTFMDWVRGPLRSLLAEVDAADLATVVVGVRHGGMAGLQVRFRYVTEDRAVTRFPTAPTAATSTAVMFKSATYPSCCIEFNEVTHTDVVHACEATIGRAIAADVALVRVHHTRDRFLQVARRLLSAPKGVAAVSTTLPRYVDVSKERDQNAAALLSPSSPGDAEELKKSSYTKSASGLATPPLSPELLQFKLELEGTTLDAMPVQEFERLLLDETAAAIDAVVSPWPRASSPSRKSTADATTKAYDAFHSASILSAALVRRLRSVLVLFTTRREAMVRLSGDKLMLCFTADETPSRSDIAAEITRTLAQEECNVYQRRLAEVYDMMTQRLTAYLPQAKLVVDVEAMQRLAGDDAHMLSAMRLLVHQQSEWVLQRLVEGVSIGWDTELGAVVRRHVLQVTLTLDPGLYGTCYLSPQGVFAYYCPLLCLERQPPGALTPSSLPSWQLLSSQHIASLLLMQLAVREPQVLQFVDRKRSVACWTTARRIPRRILPGGPVLIEVQARNLFNRPLRRGGEQLLLMGEVEKLHVEDAGKGRYMIRFDSSQRAGNHRLFILLHGQPIAQSPMWYTVRPGVVDLNRTRVRDTFNAVVIGVPFTVLLQLRDAAGNRLLAAPKGLTVACASPASMVQLQTWGWKGPGRVAVTLRVLPAVPTKTALIISLTLTCQSAATGSTADGAVCTATVPLPAYSCVDSKTYQRVCRVRRGLIADSGSPTSHQNLYAYPGMAPTPRIAPPQPSSLYFRQATRRAVRKKLAKEAAVLGGALRYRYPRNVAMKRLEMRTKIVAVKG, from the coding sequence ATGGAGGCACCGTCCGACTTCACACCGGTTCGCGCACCTATTCTGTGTTTGGTGTgtaccgccaccgcgtgTGGCAGCCAACTCATTGCGACCATCAATGTTACGCTAGACACCACACTTGCTGAGGTGCGGTCAGTGCTGGTCTCGCTGGCGACGGGAGGCGACGGGGGgccagcggcggtgaagaAGCCGCCGACAAATGTCTCTGCCCAGCAGGCACAAAGGATCGGCTCCTCCCCATTGCACCCGTTCAACTTCACGGAGACGTTCAGCTTTGtgcactgcggcggctgccgcgcctACGCGCGTGCCAAGGAGGCGTCACTCCATCTAGAAGATGTGCTGCCGCGCTACCCGCGCTTTGGTGTCCCGCCGGCGAGCCTATCGGCAAGGGAAGGACTATCTTCAAGCACCGCGGTGCTCGGCACTGCGACGTCAGGGGGCAGGCGACGTGTGTGtccgagcagctgcacgcgaTGGCTCCCCGACGCGGCcccgccgctggcggtggtggcacacCCGCGCCGGCAAAAGGAACGCCGATCACACCGGCGTCACCAGGGTGTTTCGCAccaggcggaggagaaaggCATGTCTGGGCTGGACGCATCTCGCATGCCGCGCCAGAAGCGCTATGCTCTGGCGGCCCTCTTTGTCACCCCAGGGGACCATGCTGAGGGCGGGCTCCGTGCAgagcgcgtggtggcggagcgtctccagctgCAGCTTCCCGACCCACTGCGCGGCTTAGGGGCTGCCGTCAGCGGCCCAGGACTCTTTTCTCCCGCCACGCTCGCTGCCAACTATGGACGGCCGTTCCGCGTGGAGGCGTGGTGCTCTGGCGTGACCCGGTGGAACGGCAACACAGAAGACCTCCTCGGTCGCACGCTTCtgcacgaggcggcgcaggtgggGAACGAGGCTGCCGTCCACTTCCTGGTTTCGCAGCCGTACGTCGCTGTGGACGCGACCGAGCGGCAGTCAGGATGCACCGCGCTGCAACTCGCTGTTCTAGGGAATCACGTGGGTGTTGTGAAGGTGCTGCTcgaggaaggcggcgccAACCCACTCATTTCCAACCGCGCTGGCGACACCCCGCTCCACGTCGCGTtggagcgccgccgcgcggtgctggtggggcTGCTGTGCGCTCGTCTGCGCGCGCTTCAGGTGCCgcccgcggcgctgcaggaggagtCTATGCGCAACAGAATCGGCTACACCCCAGTGGAGCTGTTTCACCTGTACTCGCCCTCCCTCGGCGACCTTTGCCGCGATGGGGCGAGCTTGCTAGCTGTAAAGTCACTGGTGCATCACTACTTCTTCTCTCCCGACGAGGTGACGGCGCGTGATGCGTTTTCCGGCCAAAGCGTTCTGCACGCAGCCGTTGCGGGCGCTGGCTTGGATGTTGTGCGGTACGTCGCGGAGGACCTGGGCCTTGCCGAACGTCTCTCGGTGCCTGGCGGCCCATACGCAGAACTCCTGTGCGATTATCGTCGGCAGACACCGTTGCACgtggccgccaccaccggtgagccggcgtgcgtgcagtACCTCCTTCACAAGCTGCCAGCTTCGTGCCTGACTCAGCCAGACGTGAACGGCAGCACCCCTCTCctggcggcgatgaaggcgcggcgatggcgtgtggtggagctgctgctggcgcagtgTCCGCCTGGAACCCTtgcggccgccgtgcaggACCGCAATGGGCTCTCCGCGCTGCACTTTGCCTGCAGTCTTGGGATGACCCGCGTCGCAGCCATCCTTTtgcagcaccacagcgccGTTGCAGCGCAGCGCTCCGTTGGGGCAAGaccaccctcctcttcctcctccacgtcctcTATGGTTGCTGATGTGCAGTGGGGGCCTCACTGGGAGAACATCGCTCTCGTGCGGCACAgtgccctgcgcggccggctgcgcgagctcgaggagcgCGAAATCAGGTGCCAGGctcagcgacagcagcggagcGCCGCTGCAAGCGGCTCCTTGACAAGTCCCAGCGGACGCGGCTACTGCCCACTTGCCGAGGACGCCGATCCAGTGACGGCTGTCAAGGCTGCTCGGCAGTACCCATACGGTGGGGCGCGGCGCGGCTACACACCACTGCGATGCGCCCTCCTCTACGCCGTGCGCAGAGGCAATGGCCCAGCCACCGTGCCGGTCGACCTCCTCCGACTTCTATGCGAGTACGGCGCGCTGACGGCCGAGACGGCAGATGACACTCGCGACCTTCTTTTCTACCTTCTCACCCACCGCTCTGATGCCGCTGCAGAGTCGCTCTTGGCCTGGGTAACGGagcgctgtgccgctgcggtcgcggtgctgcggtgtgACAACGTCCTCCTGTGCCGCTTCTGCGCTCTAGGTGATGCCATaggcgtgcgctggtgcgtcGAGAAGCAGCTGTGCGACGTGCAGGCCACGACTGTGAATCCACTCGTggcctgcgctgctgctggtgatgcagccgccgcggctttTCTAATCGagtgcgccggcgcagacGTGAACGCCATGGCGGGTCATGAGTCTGCCCTcgcagtggcgctgcgggaggGCCACGAAGAGGTGGCGCAGGTTCTCATCCTCAGCCGGGCAGCACTTTCTTCTCGGGATGGCTCGTGGACTGCGCTTCAGCAGGCGACAAGCTCCAACTTGGAGAGCGTGGTTCGCGGTCTTCTGGGATCTCGCGCTATCGACCCATTCCACGTGTCACGCGTCCTTCTTTGCACGCTGCAAGGGCTCGTGTACGAAAggtcgtcgaggaggcgcgagAGGTCTCGCTTGGCATCATACCTGGCCCGTGCCTGTGATCCACTCGCCTCCGAGGTGCACCCgacagagctgctgcacttGTCCGCTGCGGTGGGGTGCTTTGGCGTCACGCTCGCCCTGGCGGAGCGCCTGCAGGCACTGCCAAAGACGGTATgggcggagctgctggcaacagcgccgccaccaccgcctcgcccAACGACGCTGATTGAGCCCACTTTGGTGCCTCTCACTATCAAAGCTCCGCGACTGCTGCCGAACCGTCTGACCGGCCGGGGTGGCCTCTATTGTCCACCAAAGCCATTTCACCGACTTGTCGTGCCCACTGTTCGGCGGGCCACCgtcgtgacgctgctgcaccgcgtgaAGGTGCGCGACGTGTACAGCTACGCCGTGGAGGCAGGCCAGATCGACCTGGTGCGCTCGCTACGGTACGGCCTCCAcctgccgccgtggccgtTGCGCGACGTGCGAGGGTGGACGGTGACGGACTACGCGATGGCACACCAAAGCCGCAGCAGGGCGTCTCTTGTGGCGCTcttcgtcgctgccggcatTGCGCCTGCAACGCGGCACGGGCGGCGCATGCTGCACAACAGCGGAGATGGTGCgttggtggcggcagtgcactacgcacagcagcaacgcTGGAAGACGGCGACAGCTTCGCAGTGTGTGGCCGAAACCGCGAGTGACGGTGGGGCAGAGGAGCGTCGCGCCGGCGAGCAAGCCGCCACGACAGCGCTGGAGCTGGTCGCTGACACCCTCTTCTGCCTCGTCAATGCTTCCGCAGAAAAGCGAGTGAGTGATGGAGGAACTGCAATCGTGCGCTGCGTCTTGGACGCCTTTCTAGAGACCCGCTATCTGAGTGACTTCCACCGCAtgccgtgtgcgtggctcGGCCGTGTCGTGGTggcctgcgctgcggcggggcGGTTGGATGTGCTGCGACTGCTCAAGGAGCACTACAGTGTGGACCTAGCGCAAGACTGGCTCAGTGGGGCTTCGGGGTCGCCGCTGAGTGTGTCTGGCACGCAACCGACGCCGCTTCTCATGGCagtgcaccaccgccacagcgaCATTGTGACGTACCTCCTCAAGGCTGGATGCACCGTGCACGAGCGCAGCTGCCCCAGCGCTGCCATGGCCGCCCACGTTCCGCTACGGAACATACACGCCTCGCTAATCAGTCCGCTTTGCTTGGCGGCGTGGAAGCGCGACTATGTGTTACTGCGCCTGTTGCTGGCGGCTTCGCCACCGCTCCGGCCAGAGGatacggaggaggaggccggcCGCAGCGTTGGCGATGTATTGCGTGGACTGGTGATGAGTGCGTGTCCTGGCATGCAACgtgaggcagaggtggcgTTGGCCgactgcgtgcgcgcactcGCCACGGCTGGCCACCCGCTGCGGTTTGCCGGCACGGtgcgcgtcgctgcggcgaaGGGACTCGTGCAGGTGGCGCAAGTGCTCGTGGAGTGctacggcggtgccgccctTCTGGCCGACTTAGCTGTCTCTCtcgatggcggcgacgcggaggcgggtgAGGATGCAGAGGACGTCGCCAAGCCACGCGTTCGGAGGCAGCTGACCGCTCTCGCCTACTTCGCCGCAGACGCGCGTCTCGTGCCGGCGCTTCGCTCTCTGTTGGTGGAGCGGATGGTGGATGAGTATCAGCTGGAGTCATGGAGGCTGACCACGCTGGCCGCTACGGTGCAGGCGCTGTGCCGCAAGGGTGGCcggcgtggcgcgcgcgtgacggcggcggccgtaGACTATGCActgtggcgcggctgtgctgacggcgctgttgtgctgctggcgctcgGTCTTGTAGGGCACGGtgtggcgccagcgccgcgtctGCCGTGTGGTGCGCGTAGCGCTGTCACACCAGTCtctgcgccggcgctgtcCTTGTGCCTGCACCTCTTCAGCGTCCTTCGGCTGTGGCACAAGCGGTGTGGTCAATACAAGTCCTACACAGTGCTCCACAGCGCCGCAGAACTCGGCTATGGGGACGCGGTGAGCGCTCTAACGGCGGAGATGATGGGGCTCCACCTCCCCGTCGTGGgctccgacggcggcgggtCGGCGCTCTCGTACTCGAACACCCGCGCCACGGTCACCGCACCGTCGCTCTACGCCCTCGCCGCGACCCACACGGATGGGTGGAAGTGGTTCCCGTACTTTGAGCGCGTGGAACTTGTGCTCGACCCTCGATCCCTTTACATCGCGGCCCGCGATATATTTGCGCTGATCTTCAGCGGTTTTGGCGTGTCGCAAGCGGTGGACCGGGTGTGCCGTCGCGCGGCCCAGCACAAGCTCTTGGGCGACGTCTTCAGCGTCTTCGACAGCACTGGGACTCCTGCGGCCGCTAGTGCTAGTCTGGGTGACATGCGCGACTCCGGTGCGCTGAAGTCGGTGGCCGATATCGGTGGCGCGCCGGCAACAATGCACGGGTGTGCAGTCTCGATGCCCTTTGTATctcgccagctgcagctgagACCGGCGGCCTTTTTCTTGGCTGGGGGAACCTACGTTCTCACGAGCATGACGTCGCTGACGTGCGCCATCGCGGCCGGCAGCCTAGAGTGGGTGCAGTACATCGCTGTACAAGGACCTTCGTTGGTGTACCACCGCGCCACAGCGACCCGACTTACCACGGCAGCAGACAGGAGGGCGACCGCGAAGGAGCGCCACGGGCGGCTGCAGGCTACAATGGTCGCTGGTAATCGACCCCGTTCATGGAACCCGCGGCAAGGATCAACGCGCCGTCCGCGGCACCGTCCTCACCGCTGCGAGGCCCGCCTCGACGATGGTAGAAGTGCAAGTGCCGCGTCGGTGCATATCGCAGATGACGTGTGTCGCATGGACGCGTTGACGCTGTGCATGACGATGCTGGCAGAGGCGCACCTGCGTCGCCAAGGCACCGCCATGGCGCAGACGTACGAGGATATACTGACCCACTTGATCTCCTGGCCCGGTGCCACGCCGCGCAAGGAGACGATCAACCTACTTGCCATTGCGGCCGCTTCGCTGCGGAGGTGGCCACTTCTGATGCTCATTATGCAGCAGGCGGACCGCCTCTACGCGGCGGGGCTGATGGAAGACATGGATGATCACCgccaggagcagcagcgtcagtcggcaccgccgcgctaCTTATTCCCGTTGCTGCCGGAGGAGCTTCCGGCCGTGTTGGCACACGTCATCGGCAGTACCCGGCACGTCATGCATGTCGTCGCCCGCTGGGCCCCAAAGGACATACTCATCGAGGTGGCTCGTCATTGTCAGCGCTCCGACGTTGAGGCGGCCGTAGATGCGCGAGGCTGCACGAGCGTCTAccacgcgctgcaccaccgacAGCCGTTTGCGCTGGAGACGTTTGCAGCCCTTCGAGTGCCGATGGGCCAGCCGTGCCGCATGCGGCAGTGCCAGACGCCACTGATGGTCGCCGCGGCTCGCGGGCGTACGGCATTcgttgtggcgctgctcaAGCCGCATCGAGTGAATCAGAGGGACAGGGAGGGCCGCACCGCGCTCATGCTTGCCGCCGCGCATGGACACAGAGCCACCGTGGAGGCACTCCTGGCGTCCAACGCCGACGTCTCCCTCGGCGACTCGTGCGGCCGCACAGCTGTGATGCTGGCTGCCTTCGGCGGCTACGACGATCTCGCCGTGCAACTCGTGCAGAACTTCTGCCATGCCGGCGACTTGATGTCCGCGCAAACGTCTGTTTTGCACTGCGCGGCGGTCGGCGGATGCTGGCgcaccacggctgcggcgctaaagctggcggtgccgcccGGCGCACAACTgatgggtggcggcgccgaagcctctgcgctgctcgcgctACGCGAAGACATGGACGGGCAcacgccgctgcacctcgcgCACGCCTTTGGCAGGGCGCGAGTCCTGCATGaactgctgcaggtgctATTCAACTTCtgcagggaaggggggacAGCGCAAgggctgctggcgcgcctgAGCAcgcatggaggcggcgccatTGAaaagcggctgctgctctgcgactccacgctgcagcggtaCGGCTGGCTGAGCGGTGTTCTCGAGGTTAACGCTGCActggaggagaaggtgcgccAAGGGTATGAGCAAAGCCCCGCTGCGCGTGGGTTGAAAGCGGGGGAGGTGGTCTATCAGCCTTTCGCACCGCCCTtgcgcagcgctgcgtcgctgctgctgtggtgcgtgcaGGCCGGTAACACGGTTGGTCTGCGCGTGCTCGCTGACTACAACGTCGCGGACGACTGCGGCGTGCTCCACGTGGCTGCCGCAAACGGTTCCCTTACGGTAGTGAAGCTGCTCGTGGAACTGGAGATTAGCGACCCATCGATACAAGACGTGCGAACGGGCCGCTACGCCTTTGagtgggcagcgctgcacgaGAACGCGGAGTGCGCCTCTTTTCTTCTTACCCACACCGTGCTCGACTGCGCCGCGTTGCTTGACAGTTGCATGAGCGCGAGCAACGACGGCGCCATGGGTGCTGAGGGGGCGCCACAGGAAACAAACGGAGGGTGGACGCGAGAGGGCGAAAGTGGCAACGCGCCAAGAGCGGGCGACTCCAGCTCAGTCGCGTCATCTGCTGTGTCGCTGCTTCACGTGATGGCCGGCCACTGCAGtggccagctgctgctgcagttcGTTGAGCAGACCCTGTCTACCGCTGCTCGCACATACATGGTGCCATCGATCCGTCACGGTGGCGCGAGTGGTGAGCAGAGTGGCGCAGAGGTGATGAGCTTGGCGCTCTACCGCGTGCTCCAGCGACCAGCCGGGCCGTCGCGTCTCACCCCACTAGAGTACGCGATCGCGGTCGGCGACCCTGCGGCGGTCTTACACACGGTGCAAGTGCTGCAGTGTCTCCAGCAGACAGCTGACGCGCTGAAGCCGGCGCTCCCGTCGTCCGTGCGTTTCGCACCGATTGACTCTAGGCGATCCAACACTGCCGGTACGGTGCGGTGGGACGATGGGGAGGGCATCGTCTCTCTCCAGCCAAGCAACCAAGTGGCTACCACCCGCAACGGGGCGGTGTTTGTGTCCAAGTCTTTCCTGAACTGGGTGCCAACGCTCAGCCCCGCTGTGCGTGCCATCCTCTTTGACGTGCTTGGCATGTGGGAGGTGGCCAGCGTCGCTGGCTTCGctccgcagcgccacgtGGCGCAGGGCTCTCTAACGACGCCGCCCACAGACGGTAGCGCCAATGCGTATTGTGAGCGCgagccacagcagcggcagcagcagcagcagcgcggcgaggatgaggcggcagcggctgctgcaagGAAGAGGTCTGCGTCTGCTCTTGCGGGCACGCAGCGCGTTCGGTTCAGCGATGTGCGCCTTCTCGGCATCCACATGCTTCAGCAGGACGACTACTGTGCCGAGCTGCTCCATGACTTCTTCACGCCAGATCACGAGCGCGAAGTGCTGCGGCTGTTCCTGCAGGACTTCCCGTACAAGATCCGCTACGAGCCAGATTCGTACCGACAGTGCAGTCTGTCGACCcagacgcagctgctgcggtggcttgGTACGTCCCTGGTACTCAGCACCTACGATGTTCCGCCTCCGAGCAGCGTCCCGACAACTTCGTGGGCGGCGGCCAAGGAAGCAGAGCGGGAGAAGGTGGCTACCGTTGACTCGATTGAGATACATGTGGTGCCTCACCGCGGCGAGGAATTTGCCGAGCTCACGGGCATGGCGCTCTCGCACTCCTTCTACTTATCGACGGCCCAGCATGCACTGGTCATCCCGGACGTGATGGCGACGCTGCCCCGTACACTGTCCACACAGCGCGAGGTGTGGCgggcggagctggcggccgTAAGTGCACGTGCGACTCGACTGCTAGAGCGCCAAGCGCATCCTGTACTGCAacgcagcaccgtcaccgtcgaCTGGAACCTCTCGACAATGTTGAGTGATGGGACCATGAGTTTATCGGCAGACCTTGACCGGTACGGCTCTGTCTTTGTGCGCGTCTGtgatgcgctgcgcacctTCATGGACTGGGTGCGTGGCCCGCTTCGGAGTCTTCTTGCCGAGGTAGACGCTGCAGATCTTGCGACGGTCGTTGTGGGGGTGCGGCATGGCGGGATGGCTGGCTTGCAGGTGCGCTTCCGGTATGTCACCGAGGATCGTGCCGTCACGCGCTTTCCAACGGCGCCCACGGCGGCGACTTCTACCGCGGTGATGTTCAAGAGTGCGACGTACCCGTCGTGCTGCATCGAGTTCAACGAGGTCACACATACAGACGTGGTGCACGCCTGCGAGGCCACGATTGGGCGGGCCATTGCCGCAGATGTGGCCCTGGTGCGGGTGCACCACACGAGGGACCGCTTCTTGCAAGTTGCGCGCCGGCTTCTCTCCGCGCCGAAGGGGGTTGCGGCGGTGTCGACTACGCTACCCCGATATGTAGATGTTTCCAAGGAGCGTGATCAAAACGCTGCAGCGCTCTTGTCGCCGTCATCACCCGGAgacgcggaggagctgaagaagagcagcTACACAAAGAGTGCCAGTGGGTTAgccacgccaccgctgtcgccggaGTTGCTTCAGTTCAAGCTCGAGCTGGAGGGCACCACGCTGGACGCAATGCCGGTGCAGGAGTTTGAgcgactgctgctggacgagacggcggcggcgatcgACGCAGTGGTATCGCCGTGGCCACGTGCCTCGTCCCCGTCGCGGAAATCGACGGCTGACGCAACGACCAAGGCGTACGATGCATTCCACTCCGCTTCGATTCTTAGCGCCGCGCTCGTGCGTCGGCTGCGGTCCGTCCTTGTGCTCTTCACCACACGTCGCGAGGCGATGGTTCGACTCAGCGGCGACAAGCTGATGCTGTGCTTCACTGCCGACGAGACCCCGTCCCGGAGCGACATCGCCGCGGAAATCACGCGCACACTGGCGCAAGAGGAGTGCAACGTGTACCAGCGGCGGCTAGCAGAGGTTTACGATATGATGACGCAGCGGCTGACGGCGTACCTGCCGCAGGCAAAGCTCGTGGtggacgtggaggcgatgcagcggctAGCTGGTGACGATGCGCACATGCTCTCTGCGATGCGACTGTTGGTGCATCAGCAGAGTGAGTGGGTACTGCAGCGACTCGTGGAGGGGGTGAGCATTGGGTGGGACACGGAGCTTGGCGCCGTGGTGCGGCGTCATGTACTGCAAGTGACGCTCACCTTGGACCCAGGCCTCTACGGCACCTGCTACCTATCTCCTCAGGGTGTTTTTGCGTACTACTGCCCCTTGCTGTGcctggagcggcagccgcctgGTGCGCTGACGCcatcctctctcccctcgtggcagctgctgagTTCGCAACATattgcgtcgctgctgctcatgcaGCTAGCGGTTCGCGAACCGCAGGTGCTTCAGTTTGTGGATCGGAAGCGGAGCGTGGCGTGCTGGACCACCGCGCGCCGCATCCCGCGCCGCATCCTTCCTGGCGGTCCCGTCCTCATCGAGGTACAGGCTCGCAACTTGTTCAATCGGCCTTTGCGCCGTGGTGGGGAGCAGCTGTTGCTTATGGGCgaggtggagaagctgcACGTCGAGGACGCCGGTAAGGGGCGGTACATGATTCGCTTTGACTCTTCCCAGCGGGCCGGCAACCATCGTCTCTTCATTCTCCTTCACGGGCAGCCCATCGCACAGTCACCAATGTGGTACACGGTGCGGCCCGGCGTGGTAGACCTCAaccgcacacgcgtgcgcgacACGTTTAACGCAGTAGTGATAGGTGTGCCCTTCACGGTgcttctgcagctccgcgacgccgccggcaatCGACTGCTCGCGGCTCCCAAGGGCTTgacggtggcgtgcgcgtccCCTGCCTCAATGGTACAGCTGCAGACGTGGGGGTGGAAAGGGCCTGGCAGGGTCGCGGTGACGCTACGAGTGCTGCCCGCCGTGCCCACCAAGACGGCGCTGATCATCTCGCTCACGCTCACGTGCCAGTCGGCTGCCACTGGCTCTACTGCGGATGGCGCTGTCTGCACAGCTACGGTGCCTCTCCCGGCATACTCATGCGTCGATAGCAAAACTTACCAGCGTGTctgccgcgtgcgccgcggGCTCATTGCGGATAGCGGTTCACCTACCAGTCACCAGAACCTGTACGCGTATCCGGGAATGGCGCCGACACCCCGCATAGCGCCCCCGCAGCCATCAAGCCTCTACTTCCGCCAAGCGACGCGGCGTGCGGTACGCAAGAAGCTTGCGAAAGAAGCAGCCGTGCTCGGTGGCGCGCTGAGGTACCGCTATCCGCGCAACGTCGCCATGAAACGGCTAGAGATGCGCACCAAGATAGTCGCAGTAAAGGGGTAA